The Prunus dulcis chromosome 3, ALMONDv2, whole genome shotgun sequence genome segment TTTTAATTAATAAGCAATGTATGCAAGTAAAGGCCCTTTTGGGGGCTTAAAGACAGAACTAAAATGTTAACATTATTAGTCAACACTACAAGGttaactttatagttaatacTGCAATGTTAACATTATTAGTTGGCAATAAAATGTTGACAGTTAAACTGTGTCATTTTAAAAGAGTGAATGTATATTTGTGGAAcgtggtttaattaatttgattatattaCCAAGCTATTGCCTTTGAGAGACTAGTTGATTCAGTATCACACATCTATACTTCATTTTCTCTAATGGATTCTGTCCACAGTTACTCATTGATGAGCTTGATGCTATTGCACCTGCAAGGAAAGATGGAGGTGAAGCGCTATCTGAAAGAATAGTTAGTACACTGTCAAAGTTGATAGATGGGGACGGGGTACATAGAACTGGATTACTTGTAATATGTGCTACCAACAGGCTTGATAGCATTGATCCTGCACTCAGACGAACCGGAAGACTTGACAAGGAAATTGAAATAGGTAATATGAAGTTTTTCGTAGtacttattttttagttatatCCAAAACCTTTCTGAGTAGTTTCAGAGTTACActtgcaggaaaaaaaaaaaaaaaaggtatcaATCTAATATGTTGGTCCGTTAGAGGTTTGACAAACTGAGGGGAATTGTGGTAGCTTTCATACTTATTATAGGTGCAGGTGCAGAGATAATAATTAGCCtagtttaaaattttattttatttttgtcagaAGGCTAGTTTAATTTGCatattctttgtttatttatttagaaacttttggtttttattttattttaatgttttcatgTCCTTATCTTTGGGGTATTTTGGCTATACATTTGTTATAAGTGTACTGAGTAATATCCCTGTGTTTCGAAAAGTACTTGAATAAAGATTGTTCTGTTACACTATCAATGTATTTATAATGGTAGGCAGAGCTTGTTTTCCCTTTTCAGATATGTCAATAATATCTTTCCTTTGAAAATTGACATTCAGGTGTGCCATCTCCCAACCAACGTTTGGAGATACTTAATGTTCTTGTCAGTGCCATGGAGCACTCTCTTTCAGATGAGCAAGTCCAACATCTTGCCATTGCTACACATGGTTTCGTAGGAGCTGATCTAGCTGCCCTTTGTAACGAGGCAGGCTTCAATTGTCTTAAGCGATATGTCAAATATAAATACTCTCATGATTATTTGCACCAAATATCTATTTCTCAGGAAGGTATTTCTAATGGTCTAATACTATCTCTTTGCTCAAAAGATACAACACGCGTATCAAGGGATTACTCAGATTCCACATCTTCATCTATTTCacatttggatttggatttttcttcAGAGATATCTGTGCATGTGAAGGGAACAAATGCAAATGGTGATAATTTCCTGAATGGCATAGAAGAAGAATGTGTCTTACAAGTGGCTTTTGAAGATTTTGAAAAGGCCAGGATGAGAGTGGGGCCTAGTGCCATGCGAGAGGTAGGGTCAATACTTCCACGTTTACAGGCAGACATTTTTGTTTAGTCTATGTTGTGTACCAAAGTTCCATTATCCCTAAACTAGTTTAATTAAAGTTAAGGTTCCACTTTCTCTTTATGGACTCATCAAACAATGGACAAGCACAGACCAAATGGCCAGCTATTTGAGTCCAACTGCTCTTACAGAAACTACAAGACATTAggagttatttattttttctcgcATTGGATTGACAGTTCCAAGAGAGTACTTTTCTGAGTTCAAAATGTGAACTTTTCAGTGGTTTGATTATTTAATCATATCATGCGCCATGCTTTGGACTAACCATGTCATGATGATACCAGTGGCCACTGGTATCATAAATTATGTTGCCCTTTAGACTGTCACTTGATAGGAAACTTTTCTATCAGCAGATATGAAGGAATGTTCTCTCTGATATAAGTACTCTGACTCTTAATTTGTTGCTTTAAACTTCTAGGTAAAACTTGAGATTCCGAAGGTTAATTGGGAAGATGTTGGTGGTCAAAGGGAGGTCAAAAATCAGTTAATGGAAGCTGTAATATGGCCTCAAAAACACCAGGATGCATTCAAACAGATAGGGATTCGACCCCCAACAGGGGTTCTGATGTTTGGTCCTCCTGGATGCAGCAAAACCCTCATGGCTCGTGCTGTAGCTTCTGAAGCACGGCTGAATTTCCTTGCTGTGAAGGGTCCAGAACTTTTTAGCAAATGGGTTGGTGAATCTGAGAAGGCTGTGAAATCCCTATTTGCAAAGGCAAGGGCTAATGCCCCAGCAATCATAttctttgatgaaattgacAGTCTTGCTGCTATTCGTGGGAAGGAAAGTGATGGAGTTTCAGTTTCAGATAGGGTTATGAGTGAGCTGCTTGTTGAATTGGATGGTTAGTAACAGTTCTAAATTATTGGATCCACAGTAGCTTTTTCTCGTAGCTTATTTTTGTAAGGCTTCTTCTTAAACAATATGTAGGTTCTTTATTAGCCAGGATGCTCACTTAAagcaataattttttttttgctattgTATCTTTGACTTGATCAATACTGTTAAAATTAGGTTTGCATGCAAGAGTTGATGTTACTGTGATTGCTGCTACAAATAGGCCAGACAAGATCGATGGTGCCCTTCTAAGACCAGGTGCGACATctcacacgcacacacacacactctctttctctctctctctctctctctctctctctctctctctctctctctctctcaaacacacacacatacacattTTCTGTACTCACCTTCACATTCACCCATCTCATGAAAAACAACCGTTTCCCGTAACATGTTAAACACAAGGTGGTTGAGTTTTCTACAAGCTTCTTTCTATACCTCCACAAACTTTTCAAACATTCCTaagaatatatttcttttgaacAGGACGCTTTGACCGGCTGCTATATGTGGGACCTCCAAATGAACCCGATCGGGAAGAGATATTTCGTATTCATCTACGCAAGATTCCGTGCTGTTCTGATGTCAACATATATGAACTTGCTCATCTTTCAGAAGGCTGCACTGGCGCTGATATATCGTTAATTTGCAAAGAAGCAGCTGTTGCAGCTTTGGAGGTTAGATGGTTCCTAATTTTGTTGCATGagtgtttcttttcttaatcTGATTATTTCTTGATTATTTCTTCTATCAGGAGAGCCTTGATGCCTCAGAAGTAAAGATGCAACATTTAAAGACTGCAATTGAACAAGTGAAGCCGACAGAAACTCAGCTTTATCAAGAGCTATCAGAAAAATTTCAGAGACTTGTTATGTCTAGCACAAACGAGAACTAAGCTATCTGGAGTTCTCTAGTGGATTTCCATAATGGTAAGCCTTTCCTCTCTGTCTTACtccatattttttaaaactgcTTGTTATTTTGGTGGATATGCTGTAAGTCAATAAATATACTCTATAACCTGTCGGTGTTATACTTATTGCACTTAAGCAACCCTGTTAAAgttgtttttgaaattttaatcaGCCTGCAATAGGGCTATTCTTTTTGGATGCTTTTGAAGTATTGTGTGATTCTAGATTCTACTAAATGGTCCTGTATACTGTGGTCGACCATAGGAAATGAtctattttcaaatttacctTTTGTAGATTGTGAGCTATGTATGTAACAAGATAAAAATTCCAGTAATGACAGGTCCTTGGGGAATAAAATCACTCTGATGTTTAAAATACTCACCATTCTGTATCCATTACATCCTGATAGAGTGGACTGCAGTACTACTGATACAGAATTAGGTAGTCAGATTGACAGGCCTGTGAGGATTGTCCTGTGAGGATTGTTTGAGAAGTTgattaaaacaataattgaAGTTATCCTTTTCAAGTTTTGTTACTTCTAGGTTGTTTAGCCTTCATAGTTTcctcaaaattaattatcagCCAGTATCAGCACAACACTTTCTTGAAATATGAATATTCGCTCCAATTAAGACATGTCTTGACTTGTATAGAATTGAAAGATCTTTGTCTATATGGAGAACTTGCTTTGTATGTTTACATTATCAATTTAgagtaaatatatattttaaccAGAAATTTAATTCTAGCATCTATTTCCACAGTGCAATATCTAAAATCAATATCATATGATTTTGTTGACTTGTGATATATGCAGCACAAGTTTGCTATATATTAAGAGATATTCTCATATACATTTGTAATAAGTGAGTTTGATTTTCGGCAGTGGGATTGTTGAAACACAATTACCAGTAGTAATTATCTGTAGCAAGGATTTCGAATCATGACATTTTGACGTGATATTTTTCTCAAACGTCGGCAATACTGAAACTGTAAGCGATCttgaaattttcattcatgggttttggtgtttttatATAGGACTAACCAAATGATCACAAAATCCGGGATGGACAAGTTAGTTTAATGCTAATCCAAGGTGGAATTGTTAAGAAGTTCTGTTTAGTAAAGAACGATTGCAGAATTTCCACTTTTCACAACTTTGCACACTATAGGAGTCATGTCCATAGATGATGTCTTAGGCCTTGGTGTCTGCTGTATGTTTCTCTACATCCAGTATCAACATGAAATTTGGACACGTGAAATGGCTACGATATGTCATGGCATGATCTCGTACAGGTTACAGAAGGCCTTGCAGTTTTAGGATTTGCCTAAAATATATGCGCCCTAAAATCTTTTATGTAGATTTTGCTCATCTGTATGTGTACATACATATATCTCTTTATTGTGAAATCAACTGGCTGaatgttttttctttacaaTGTTGAAGCAGGTATAAAAGCTATGAGAGTTGTTTATTCCTTTTGTCTCTCAGGGGAGGGTGAAGCCTTGGAgattcctcttcctcctcaagTTCAGTACCAGAACCACATTGGAAAGATACATATAGCCCTAGCCTAGATACATGCAAATGATTATATGATTTTGTGGAAGTTTGAAGTATGGTCACAAAAATTgcttatgtttatatttaagactctttcttcttttgggtCCACCATTCTTGCATCCTATTCTAGGGCTGCATGTGTTTGTGTACAAAAACACATGTAGCTCCATCACCATGACATCACTTGCCAAAGAATCTCCAAAcaacgaaaaataaaaaaaataaaaaaaagagtgcaTAAAAACATATTGATAGGATCACCATATCAAAACCTTTTCTACATATGACACAGAAATTATAAAGTGACTGCTTTGTATTTCACTCACATGCTCAGTTATCAAAAGGGTCATCCAACTACGTTTTCCCAGAAGAACATGCATGTTTGCTTATGGtgaacaaaacaagaaaaatgagaaaaatgagtagaaaaataataacaaaaccGAACCtagcaaaacaaaacagaaggGTCATGATCATGAAACAAAATTAGGTACACACGAATCATCAAAATCTATGTCGACCTCTAACTCATACGACGAGCCCTAGTGATGGGGGTGAACTGTAAACTTAGACAACCAATATTTGAATTTTCGCAAGTTCTGATACACACAGAGATCGGtttcttttacaaaaataaCCTGTGTCCTCACCTCATAGAAAGGTACTTCTCTATCACACGATTGAGTACGCAACACAATTATAACaaggaaaatataatataatcatATGGGTTGTTGCAGAAAGGGGTCACTTTCCACAAATCAAACTCCAGATAAGTAACTTAGCCAATCTGGCCACAAtttgttgaaaagaaaacctgATCTGTCTCCAAGTAATTAACAACTCAGAGGCGTGGCACTTATTTGACAtcatgtataaaataaaacaaccagaggaagaagaaatgagaGATTGATCGCATGACATTACACCTCACCAAACTTCTGAAACATGCATGAAATGGACAAGTCCGCTTCTTTCTCGTGCTTGTATTGTTAGTGTCCAATAAGATTTGGTTGAAGTTTCAATTATTGTGATCATGACTGCTTTCTACAGTTTGCACTAATCATGTGTGTCTATatattgacaagaaaaaaaaaaatcagaagaaaAAGGGCACCTTTTACTCGAGAATCATGTGAGGAGTGAGAAATGATATGTAATAATATCTACAACAGTAATGAAAGCATGACCATGACATAACTTATTGGAAGTGATTGTTTTGAAAAAGATTCataaatagtgatcaaatctGATTGTGGACTTTTGAATTTAATtatgtggttttttttcttcttctattgcAATGGCTTTAAAGTTGTTGAAACACACTTCCCTTCCCTATCTTGCCAAAGAGGGCCCAAGGAGATGAATATAGAACTAATGGTTGGTGCATgctatttatattttgaacaAAACCAACACTCATCAAAGTGTGTTTTTAATATGGATAATGGTGACGAGAATTCGAACATATGAATTAA includes the following:
- the LOC117623244 gene encoding calmodulin-interacting protein 111 isoform X1 produces the protein MPSSKGKKHSKTQSRLSNSDNFSSPVSLDFEATEEILASSLELASVKYPSLIGNSAFIGRVTDVQDDPKSCKIWLSEPSMVASSFIPGSIVSVSIPRLKSRFSDGFPLSSLADECARRFGVDSCGQLTNDAGNYFALATIFPSSKVIKNGVRLSSHLSNTMGCPPSGRVIFIHSVQNQSQAGLVCDTRKARSTKVNCLSVYDCKELVLQLLHSNNRLIMNNTSANFSYEKSYCHSENGMLASPKTPLNQSKLSVSDTSPVTSPRRGESVGNVTIPNESSVDSFDIEEVLGDDSTKRLLQTCATTWLYSRCLLIGNFVTIPMLSQLCLLRVIGAKTLSKNNANHDLLNEASELMGGENDAFLVKRETKVCFHLSSNPASETPQRSNLSSVECNDSIADTGDNISRLAGLSKEYEILKDIIISSSMDILPSFGLKPTKGVLLHGPPGTGKTSLARLCARDSGVNFFSVNGPEVVSQYHGESEQALHEVFDSASQAAPSVLLIDELDAIAPARKDGGEALSERIVSTLSKLIDGDGVHRTGLLVICATNRLDSIDPALRRTGRLDKEIEIGVPSPNQRLEILNVLVSAMEHSLSDEQVQHLAIATHGFVGADLAALCNEAGFNCLKRYVKYKYSHDYLHQISISQEGISNGLILSLCSKDTTRVSRDYSDSTSSSISHLDLDFSSEISVHVKGTNANGDNFLNGIEEECVLQVAFEDFEKARMRVGPSAMREVKLEIPKVNWEDVGGQREVKNQLMEAVIWPQKHQDAFKQIGIRPPTGVLMFGPPGCSKTLMARAVASEARLNFLAVKGPELFSKWVGESEKAVKSLFAKARANAPAIIFFDEIDSLAAIRGKESDGVSVSDRVMSELLVELDGLHARVDVTVIAATNRPDKIDGALLRPGRFDRLLYVGPPNEPDREEIFRIHLRKIPCCSDVNIYELAHLSEGCTGADISLICKEAAVAALEESLDASEVKMQHLKTAIEQVKPTETQLYQELSEKFQRLVMSSTNEN